From the genome of Vibrio orientalis CIP 102891 = ATCC 33934:
AAGAACGCTTCAGCCCATTGATGTTCATGATAAGCGACATAATCAGAACCCACTTGGAAATCAGCCGTCACATTCAGCTGGGCAAAGCGAGGAAGGTCTTTAGAGTTAACTAGCTCTACATGAGTTAAAGTGTAATCTTTCTCGCTACCTTGCTCACGGACAGACTCAATCGCATCCAATGATTCACGAATGGCTCCATCACCAATCGCATGAATGTGCGCCCCATATCCGATTTTGTCGAGCTCCTTAAGCCACTTCGACATTGCTTTAGGTTCAATATAATTAAGCCCGTATGGCTCATCAGGAATGTAAGTAAAAAGGTAGGGGGCCAGCGTCTTTGCGGTACCGTTAATTAAGATCCCATCACTGTACATTTTGACCTGATCCACCAGCAATAACTGAGCGCTATCCTCCGAGTGAATTGATTTTAGGTATTTTAACTGTGCTGGCATTGGCTCGGTGGGATAGATCCAAGGCCTTAATGACACGCGCGCGGTTAAATCACCATTTTGTTCTGCTTTCTTCCAAACTTCGTACCAACCTCGTTTCCAATACAGGCGTCCATCACCTACGGTGGTAATCCCGTATGCTCTTGCCTGCTCCAATCCTTGCATCAACCCTTGGTAACTTTGCTCAAATTGATCGCGTAAGCTGTTCCACGCAAGCTCAACAACAAGATCACCCGCGTTATCGAGTAAGATCCCAAGCAGCTCGCCAGTCTCTTCATCCTTTAATATCTTGCCCCCTTGTGGATCTGGGGACTCTCTTGTGATGCCTGCTTGCCTTAACGCCGCAGAGTTAACCCACATCGAGTGAGACGTTTGCTCCATAAAAATCACAGGCTGTTCAGGAAATATAGAGTCAATCACTTGCAGTGGCGTGCTGCCATCTTCATCGGCGAGTATGGATTCAATAGAAAAGCCATACCCCATGATCCACTCACCTCGTGGGGTCTGCTTTCGGCACGCTTTAAGGTAAGAAACTTGACCTCGTAGCCCTTCATCAAGACTTAATTCGCATTGAGAGCCTGCATCTGAAGCAGCTTCGAAGACATGATTATGGTTATCGATAAAACCGGGAGAGACAAAACCGCCTTGCAGATCAATAAGGTTGGTCGAATCATCAATAAGAGCATCCATCTCTTCAGTATTTCCCACCTGCAGAATTTTACCATCGGTGACAGCAACGGAATTGGCGTTTGAATGTCCGTAAATCACCCCGTTGGTTAAGAGCATATCTGCAACTTGTGCAGAGAATGCAGGAACGCTCACCGTCAGACCTAACGCTATCGCCAACCTACCTTTCATCGCTTAACTCCTTTTCTGCGCCAATCACACCAATAGCTCAAGTATAAGGGGATAATAGCAGTGAGGTATTCAATAAACCGCCCCTTGGAAATCTTTCTGATAAACACATACAAAAACGGCCGCTAACTAGCGGCCGTTTACAGTGTAAAATCGCAATTTATTTGAACGTCATCGCCAACGCTGCAGCGACATTGCGAGAAGTCATCTCGACATTAAACGCCGCTTCTTTAAGTGCCGTTGGCAAGTCTGTGGCCCCGAGTACAACGCTATATACCGCATCTAAACCGTGGTCGTGAACCACTCGACAGTCTTTAGCAGTGCTACCTGCAATGCCAATGACAGGTAGGTTATAGAGCTTAGCCGTGCGCGCCACACCAATTGGCGTTTTGCCATGAATGGTTTGGCTATCAATGCGTCCTTCCCCAGTAATCACTAAGTCAGCATCTTTGACCACTTCCGCCAGATTCACCGCATCCATCACGATATTAATACCAGGACGAAGCGTTGCATCAAACAAACCGAGTAACGCAGCACCAAGACCACCTGCTGCGCCCGCTCCCGATTGATGAATCACATCTTTACCGTTAGTTTGTCGAATCACGTCAGCATAGTGCGCAAGATTGGCATCTAACTGCTCGATCATCTTCGGCGTCGCGCCTTTTTGTGGGCCAAATACATGTGAAGCGCCTTTCGGTCCGCACAATGGGTTATCTACATCACAAGCGACTTCAAGCTGAACGCTCTCTAAGCGCGGATCTAAGTCTGACAGATCAATAGCAGCCAGCTTTTCAAGCGCACCGCCACCGTAGGCTAACTCTGCACCTTGCGCATCTTGCAAGCGAGCACCTAAGGCCTGAGCCATACCAATACCACCATCATTGGTCGCACTGCCGCCAATACCAACAATGATGTGTTTCACTCCAGCATCAAGCGCGGCTTTAATCAGTTCACCGGTACCATAGGTGGTCGTCAACAAAGGGTTACGCTTTTCTGGTTCAACCAAATGAAGACCAGAAGCGGCCGCCATCTCAATCACAGCGGTAGAGCCGTCACCCAATAAACCATAGAAGCCCTCAACAGGTTGGCCTAAAGGCCCTGTCACTGTTGCTGTCACAACGCGGCCAGCCGTCGCATCCACTAGGGATTGAACCGTCCCTTCACCGCCATCGGCCATTGGTAACTTAACAAATTCTGCGTCTGGCATGATCTCTTTAAAGCCGTTTTCAATCGCAGTCGCCACTTCCATAGCAGTTAAACTTTCTTTGTACGAATCAGGAGCAATTACAATTTTCATCTTCAATCCTTAAACAAATAAACCAAACACACCGAACATCATGGT
Proteins encoded in this window:
- a CDS encoding amidohydrolase, giving the protein MKGRLAIALGLTVSVPAFSAQVADMLLTNGVIYGHSNANSVAVTDGKILQVGNTEEMDALIDDSTNLIDLQGGFVSPGFIDNHNHVFEAASDAGSQCELSLDEGLRGQVSYLKACRKQTPRGEWIMGYGFSIESILADEDGSTPLQVIDSIFPEQPVIFMEQTSHSMWVNSAALRQAGITRESPDPQGGKILKDEETGELLGILLDNAGDLVVELAWNSLRDQFEQSYQGLMQGLEQARAYGITTVGDGRLYWKRGWYEVWKKAEQNGDLTARVSLRPWIYPTEPMPAQLKYLKSIHSEDSAQLLLVDQVKMYSDGILINGTAKTLAPYLFTYIPDEPYGLNYIEPKAMSKWLKELDKIGYGAHIHAIGDGAIRESLDAIESVREQGSEKDYTLTHVELVNSKDLPRFAQLNVTADFQVGSDYVAYHEHQWAEAFLGAKRTRALMNLKVLFDTGANVTLSSDWNVHDINPLIGIGNSIIMGDTGLPDSIAALEAYTINAAKSLGIEEVTGSIDVGKSADFAVLSRDITLLPPEEIKATEVWMTIVRGKVVFE
- a CDS encoding glycerate kinase, whose amino-acid sequence is MKIVIAPDSYKESLTAMEVATAIENGFKEIMPDAEFVKLPMADGGEGTVQSLVDATAGRVVTATVTGPLGQPVEGFYGLLGDGSTAVIEMAAASGLHLVEPEKRNPLLTTTYGTGELIKAALDAGVKHIIVGIGGSATNDGGIGMAQALGARLQDAQGAELAYGGGALEKLAAIDLSDLDPRLESVQLEVACDVDNPLCGPKGASHVFGPQKGATPKMIEQLDANLAHYADVIRQTNGKDVIHQSGAGAAGGLGAALLGLFDATLRPGINIVMDAVNLAEVVKDADLVITGEGRIDSQTIHGKTPIGVARTAKLYNLPVIGIAGSTAKDCRVVHDHGLDAVYSVVLGATDLPTALKEAAFNVEMTSRNVAAALAMTFK